One region of Oncorhynchus mykiss isolate Arlee chromosome 8, USDA_OmykA_1.1, whole genome shotgun sequence genomic DNA includes:
- the LOC110530857 gene encoding NADH dehydrogenase [ubiquinone] flavoprotein 2, mitochondrial isoform X2 yields the protein MSALCCRPISVVSTGQNYAVKMFLTSAIRSVVSQTSRQVRSLHQSAARAGAGGIFVHRDTPDNNPDTPFEFTVDNLKVAEVLEVPPMRIYEVATFYTMFLRQPVGKYHIQICTTTPCMLCDSDSILEALQNKLGIKVGGMTADKMFSLIEVECLGACVNAPMVQINDNYYEDLSPKDIDQIIDELKAGQVPPPGPRNGRFSCEPAGGLTSLSEPPPGPGFGVRADL from the exons ATGTCAGCCCTTTGCTGTCGTCCAATAAGTGTTGTATCAACGGGACAAAACTACGCTGTCAAGATGTTTTTAACTTCTGCAATTCGATCTGTTGTATCGCAAACG TCCAGGCAGGTCAGGAGTCTGCACCAGTCCGCTGCCAGAGCTGGAGCTGGGGGCATCTTTGTG CACAGAGACACACCTGACAACAACCCAGATACTCCATTTGAGTTCACTGTGGACAACCTGAAG gTGGCCGAGGTGCTTGAGGTCCCTCCGATGAGGATCTATGAGGTAGCGACGTTCTACACCATGTTCCTGAGGCAGCCGGTGGGCAAGTACCACATCCAGATCTGCACTACAACTCCCTGCATGCTTTGCGACTCCGACAGCATCCTGGAGGCCCTCCAGAACAAACTGG gcATCAAGGTAGGAGGGATGACTGCAGACAAGATGTTCTCTCTAATAGAGGTGGAGTGTCTTGGTGCCTGTGTTAACGCTCCCATGGTCCAGATCAACGACAACTACTAC GAGGACCTGAGTCCTAAAGACATTGATCAGATCATTGACGAACTGAAAGCTGGACAAGTCCCTCCTCCTGGACCCAG GAACGGACGTTTCTCCTGTGAGCCAGCAGGTGGACTGACATCTCTGTCTGAGCCTCCTCCTGGACCTGGTTTTGGTGTTAGAGCTGATTTATAA
- the LOC110530857 gene encoding NADH dehydrogenase [ubiquinone] flavoprotein 2, mitochondrial isoform X1, with the protein MSALCCRPISVVSTGQNYAVKMFLTSAIRSVVSQTSRQVRSLHQSAARAGAGGIFVHRDTPDNNPDTPFEFTVDNLKRIDAIISMYPEGHKQAATIPVLDLAQRQHGWLPISAMNKVAEVLEVPPMRIYEVATFYTMFLRQPVGKYHIQICTTTPCMLCDSDSILEALQNKLGIKVGGMTADKMFSLIEVECLGACVNAPMVQINDNYYEDLSPKDIDQIIDELKAGQVPPPGPRNGRFSCEPAGGLTSLSEPPPGPGFGVRADL; encoded by the exons ATGTCAGCCCTTTGCTGTCGTCCAATAAGTGTTGTATCAACGGGACAAAACTACGCTGTCAAGATGTTTTTAACTTCTGCAATTCGATCTGTTGTATCGCAAACG TCCAGGCAGGTCAGGAGTCTGCACCAGTCCGCTGCCAGAGCTGGAGCTGGGGGCATCTTTGTG CACAGAGACACACCTGACAACAACCCAGATACTCCATTTGAGTTCACTGTGGACAACCTGAAG AGGATTGATGCTATCATTAGTATGTACCCAGAGGGCCACAAGCAGGCCGCCACCATCCCTGTGTTGGACCTGGCTCAGAGACAGCATGGATGGCTCCCCATCTCAGCCATGAACAag gTGGCCGAGGTGCTTGAGGTCCCTCCGATGAGGATCTATGAGGTAGCGACGTTCTACACCATGTTCCTGAGGCAGCCGGTGGGCAAGTACCACATCCAGATCTGCACTACAACTCCCTGCATGCTTTGCGACTCCGACAGCATCCTGGAGGCCCTCCAGAACAAACTGG gcATCAAGGTAGGAGGGATGACTGCAGACAAGATGTTCTCTCTAATAGAGGTGGAGTGTCTTGGTGCCTGTGTTAACGCTCCCATGGTCCAGATCAACGACAACTACTAC GAGGACCTGAGTCCTAAAGACATTGATCAGATCATTGACGAACTGAAAGCTGGACAAGTCCCTCCTCCTGGACCCAG GAACGGACGTTTCTCCTGTGAGCCAGCAGGTGGACTGACATCTCTGTCTGAGCCTCCTCCTGGACCTGGTTTTGGTGTTAGAGCTGATTTATAA